From one Micromonospora siamensis genomic stretch:
- the tmk gene encoding dTMP kinase, with protein sequence MPNVGPARGGTAIESQQNGESSGVSPTGPQPGAHGPQPGAADLGPDGPGPAHVARDRRADGADRRPAAPADPAGASADPAATPGAQRDADSGPAGSPADRSGAAAIRSVLRIRPFRRLWIVLGAASFGDWLGLLATSVFAAGQVQGSTAKGAAFGTTIAIRLLPALVLGPLAGVFADRFDRRWTMVICDLLRFVLFASIPLYALTGAAGGLVVGWALIATFLIESVTLLWIPAKEAAVPNLIPRARLEAANQLTLITTYGLTPVAAAIGLAVLDRGVRGAVGGDLPAWAEPAQLALWLNAFSRLATALVVAFGIKEISHAQRGEGERAEQSMFRQFADGWKYIGQTPLVRGLVLGIFGAFAGGGIVIGTAKFFAASLGAGDAAFYMLFGAIFIGLALGIGLGPMIVREMSRRRWFGMSIVLASASVMVLAFAIHLSMAILGAILVGAGAGMAFLAGTTLLGGEVADEVRGRVFAVVQIGTRLVLILAIALSSLLVGVGGSRQLTIADLGISVSSTRLLLLAAGAAGIFAGISAFGQMDDKKGVPVLADLWGSIRGRPLMPAEPFVSAGLFVVFEGGEGAGKSTQLAALAARLRGQGRDVVVTREPGATDVGAKIRSLVLEKSAPDAPSPRAEALLYAADRAHHVATVVRPALIRGAVVVSDRYVDSSLAYQGAGRTLPVDEVSWLSSWATGGLKPDLVVLLDVDPRTGLSRVESRNEGTDRLEAESVAFHERVRYAFLDLAANDPKRYLVLDASRPAEEIAGLVARRVEEFLADPAGIVHPRPAQGPDTSVQPELSDAELVTLEHRT encoded by the coding sequence CGGAGCCGCCGACCTGGGACCGGACGGGCCCGGCCCGGCGCACGTTGCCCGTGACCGGCGCGCCGACGGCGCCGACCGGCGACCGGCCGCGCCCGCCGACCCGGCCGGCGCCTCCGCCGACCCGGCCGCCACGCCCGGCGCGCAGCGGGACGCCGACAGCGGCCCGGCCGGCTCCCCGGCGGACCGCTCCGGCGCCGCGGCGATCCGCTCGGTGCTGCGCATCCGGCCGTTCCGCCGGCTCTGGATCGTGCTCGGCGCGGCCTCCTTCGGCGACTGGCTCGGCCTGCTCGCCACCTCCGTCTTCGCCGCCGGGCAGGTGCAGGGCAGCACCGCCAAGGGTGCCGCGTTCGGCACCACGATCGCCATCCGGCTGCTGCCCGCGCTGGTGCTCGGCCCGCTGGCCGGCGTCTTCGCCGACCGGTTCGACCGGCGCTGGACGATGGTCATCTGCGACCTGCTGCGCTTCGTGCTCTTCGCCTCCATCCCGCTCTACGCCCTGACCGGCGCCGCGGGTGGCCTGGTGGTCGGCTGGGCGCTGATCGCCACCTTCCTGATCGAGTCGGTCACCCTGCTGTGGATCCCGGCCAAGGAAGCCGCGGTCCCCAACCTCATCCCCCGTGCCCGGCTCGAGGCGGCCAACCAGCTCACCCTGATCACCACTTACGGCCTGACCCCGGTCGCCGCCGCCATCGGCCTGGCCGTGCTCGACCGCGGGGTCCGGGGCGCCGTCGGCGGCGACCTGCCCGCCTGGGCCGAGCCGGCCCAGCTGGCGCTCTGGTTGAACGCCTTCTCCCGGCTGGCCACCGCGCTGGTGGTGGCGTTCGGCATCAAGGAGATCAGCCACGCCCAGCGCGGCGAGGGCGAGCGCGCCGAGCAGAGCATGTTCCGGCAGTTCGCCGACGGCTGGAAGTACATCGGCCAGACCCCGCTGGTCCGCGGCCTGGTGCTCGGCATCTTCGGCGCGTTCGCCGGCGGCGGCATCGTGATCGGTACGGCCAAGTTCTTCGCCGCCTCGCTCGGCGCCGGTGACGCCGCCTTCTACATGCTCTTCGGCGCGATCTTCATCGGCCTGGCGCTCGGCATCGGGCTCGGCCCGATGATCGTCCGGGAGATGTCCCGGCGACGCTGGTTCGGCATGAGCATCGTGCTGGCCAGCGCCTCGGTCATGGTGCTGGCGTTCGCCATCCACCTGTCCATGGCGATCCTCGGCGCGATCCTGGTCGGCGCGGGCGCCGGGATGGCCTTCCTGGCCGGCACCACGCTGCTCGGCGGCGAGGTCGCCGACGAGGTCCGCGGCCGGGTCTTCGCCGTGGTCCAGATCGGCACCCGGCTGGTGCTGATCCTCGCCATCGCGCTGAGCAGCCTCCTGGTCGGCGTCGGCGGGTCGCGCCAGCTGACCATCGCCGACCTCGGCATCTCGGTCTCCTCCACCCGCCTGCTGCTGCTGGCGGCGGGCGCCGCCGGCATCTTCGCCGGGATCAGCGCCTTCGGCCAGATGGACGACAAGAAGGGCGTACCGGTCCTGGCGGACCTCTGGGGCTCGATCCGGGGCCGCCCGCTGATGCCGGCCGAGCCGTTCGTCTCCGCCGGGCTCTTCGTGGTCTTCGAGGGCGGCGAGGGCGCCGGCAAGTCCACCCAGCTGGCGGCGCTCGCCGCCCGGCTGCGCGGGCAGGGCCGCGACGTGGTGGTGACCCGGGAACCGGGCGCCACCGACGTCGGCGCGAAGATCCGCTCGCTGGTGCTGGAGAAGTCGGCGCCCGACGCGCCGTCGCCGCGCGCCGAGGCGCTGCTCTACGCCGCCGACCGGGCCCACCACGTCGCCACCGTGGTCCGGCCGGCGCTGATCCGGGGCGCGGTCGTGGTCAGCGACCGGTACGTCGACTCGTCCCTGGCCTACCAGGGCGCCGGCCGTACGCTGCCGGTCGACGAGGTCTCCTGGCTCTCCTCGTGGGCCACCGGTGGGCTCAAGCCCGACCTGGTGGTCCTCCTGGACGTGGACCCGCGCACCGGCCTGTCCCGGGTCGAGTCCCGCAACGAGGGCACCGACCGGCTGGAGGCCGAGTCGGTCGCCTTCCACGAGCGGGTCCGGTACGCCTTCCTCGACCTCGCCGCCAACGACCCGAAGCGCTACCTGGTGCTCGACGCGTCCCGCCCGGCGGAGGAGATCGCCGGCCTGGTGGCCCGCCGGGTGGAGGAGTTCCTCGCCGACCCGGCCGGCATCGTGCACCCCCGTCCCGCCCAGGGGCCGGACACCTCGGTGCAGCCGGAGTTATCCGACGCGGAGCTGGTGACGTTGGAGCACCGGACCTGA
- a CDS encoding DNA polymerase III subunit delta', which translates to MPDVFADLVGQEEAVDTLRRAAASAAAVLRAAGPPEAGSGPDPSAGMTHAWIFTGPPGSGRSVAARAFAAALQCVHGTGCGECPGCHTTMTGTHADVRLVVPEGLSISVGEMRSLVLRAASTPSGGRWQVVIIEDADRLTEAAGNALLKAIEEPPPRTVFLLCAPSTHPDDVSVTIRSRCRLVPLRQPPPEAVAEVLVRRDGVAPDVAAWAGAAAQGHVGRARRLARDPEARTRRDAVLAVPRRLTGVGAAFDAASALIEAAEAEAAASVAEADEAERAALQTALGAGGTGRGAAGAIRGAAGQLKELEKRQKSRATRAQRDALDRALVDLAGFYRDALTTALRAPVAPVHTDTAALAAAGAQKWAAEGALRRLEAVLECRSAIEANVKPRIAVEAMMLALWRG; encoded by the coding sequence ATGCCGGACGTCTTCGCCGACCTGGTCGGGCAGGAGGAGGCGGTCGACACCCTGCGGCGGGCCGCCGCCTCGGCCGCCGCGGTGCTGCGCGCCGCCGGGCCGCCGGAGGCGGGATCGGGGCCCGACCCGTCGGCCGGGATGACCCACGCCTGGATCTTCACCGGGCCGCCCGGTTCGGGCCGCTCGGTGGCCGCCCGGGCCTTCGCCGCCGCGTTGCAGTGCGTGCACGGCACCGGCTGCGGCGAGTGTCCCGGCTGCCACACCACGATGACCGGCACCCACGCCGACGTCCGGCTGGTGGTGCCGGAGGGGCTCTCCATCTCCGTCGGCGAGATGCGCTCCCTGGTGCTGCGCGCCGCGAGCACACCGAGCGGCGGCCGGTGGCAGGTCGTGATCATCGAGGACGCGGACCGGCTCACCGAGGCGGCGGGCAACGCGCTGCTCAAGGCGATCGAGGAGCCGCCGCCGCGGACCGTCTTCCTGCTCTGCGCCCCGTCCACCCACCCCGACGACGTCTCGGTGACCATCCGGTCGCGCTGTCGGCTCGTACCCCTGCGGCAGCCGCCGCCCGAGGCGGTGGCCGAGGTGCTGGTCCGCCGGGACGGCGTCGCGCCGGACGTCGCGGCCTGGGCCGGCGCGGCAGCCCAGGGGCACGTCGGGCGGGCCCGGCGGCTGGCCCGCGACCCGGAGGCCCGCACGCGGCGGGACGCGGTGCTCGCCGTGCCGCGCCGGCTGACCGGGGTGGGCGCGGCCTTCGACGCGGCGTCGGCGCTGATCGAGGCGGCCGAGGCGGAGGCCGCGGCGTCCGTGGCCGAGGCCGACGAGGCCGAGCGGGCCGCGCTCCAGACGGCGCTGGGTGCCGGCGGCACCGGCCGGGGCGCGGCCGGCGCGATCCGGGGCGCCGCCGGGCAGCTCAAGGAGCTGGAGAAGCGGCAGAAGTCGCGAGCCACCCGGGCGCAGCGGGACGCGCTGGACCGGGCCCTGGTCGACCTGGCCGGCTTCTACCGGGACGCGCTGACCACGGCGCTGCGTGCCCCGGTGGCCCCCGTGCACACCGACACCGCCGCGCTGGCCGCCGCCGGGGCGCAGAAGTGGGCGGCCGAGGGGGCGCTGCGCCGGCTGGAGGCGGTGCTGGAGTGCCGGTCGGCGATCGAGGCGAACGTCAAGCCGCGGATCGCCGTGGAAGCGATGATGCTCGCTCTCTGGCGGGGCTGA
- a CDS encoding YbaB/EbfC family nucleoid-associated protein, translating to MPRAEIDEAWIEEAVRRYRRIESLQAEFDQAVSTVEVTVRSPDGLVEVVVTAGGRITDVRFLGPLHNRHPRDVAGSVQAAVTAAADAAQWAREKLHNETFAAYRPLAGA from the coding sequence ATGCCGCGCGCGGAGATCGACGAGGCCTGGATCGAGGAGGCGGTGCGGCGCTACCGCCGCATCGAGTCCCTGCAGGCCGAGTTCGACCAGGCGGTGTCGACGGTCGAGGTCACCGTCCGCTCGCCCGACGGGCTGGTCGAGGTGGTGGTGACCGCCGGTGGCCGGATCACCGACGTCCGCTTCCTCGGCCCCCTGCACAACCGCCACCCCCGGGACGTGGCCGGCTCGGTGCAGGCCGCGGTCACGGCCGCCGCCGACGCCGCCCAGTGGGCCCGGGAGAAGCTGCACAACGAGACCTTCGCCGCCTACCGGCCGCTCGCGGGGGCCTGA
- a CDS encoding PSP1 domain-containing protein encodes MGMLCAVSFNRYGRLYYLDPGELNPQVGDKVLVPTDDGPEVAECVWAAQWVGEDTDGFPKLVGLAREDDLRRDETLRRRKADAKVAAKRLIREHGLPMKVVAVDHVLGPAEGGGERTTVYFTAPHRVDFRSLVRDLGATLHCRVELRQLSARDSARVQGGIGSCGRDLCCATFLKDFEPVTIRMAKDQDLPLNPLRISGACGRLMCCLKYEHPLYAESGSYPSPGQRIETPDGLGKVVSRHPPSETVTVRQISGGETKRCSLSDVCGSRRAYDSGTS; translated from the coding sequence ATGGGCATGCTCTGCGCGGTCAGCTTCAACCGGTACGGGCGCCTCTACTACCTCGACCCGGGCGAGTTGAACCCGCAGGTGGGCGACAAGGTGCTGGTCCCCACCGACGACGGCCCCGAGGTGGCCGAGTGCGTCTGGGCCGCGCAGTGGGTCGGCGAGGACACCGACGGTTTCCCGAAGCTGGTCGGCCTGGCCCGGGAGGACGACCTGCGCCGGGACGAGACGCTGCGGCGGCGCAAGGCGGACGCCAAGGTCGCCGCGAAGCGGCTGATCCGGGAGCACGGCCTGCCGATGAAGGTGGTCGCCGTGGACCACGTCCTCGGCCCCGCCGAGGGCGGCGGTGAGCGGACCACGGTCTACTTCACCGCTCCGCACCGGGTGGACTTCCGGTCGCTGGTCCGGGACCTGGGCGCCACCCTGCACTGCCGGGTCGAGCTGCGCCAGCTCTCCGCGCGGGACTCGGCCCGGGTGCAGGGCGGCATCGGCTCGTGCGGCCGGGACCTGTGCTGCGCCACCTTCCTCAAGGACTTCGAGCCGGTCACCATCCGGATGGCCAAGGACCAGGACCTGCCGCTCAACCCGCTGCGCATCTCCGGGGCGTGCGGCCGGCTGATGTGCTGCCTGAAGTACGAACATCCGCTGTACGCCGAAAGTGGCAGTTACCCATCTCCAGGTCAGCGAATCGAGACCCCTGATGGCCTGGGGAAGGTTGTGTCCCGGCATCCGCCGAGCGAGACCGTCACTGTTCGGCAGATCTCCGGTGGGGAGACCAAGCGGTGTTCCCTCTCCGACGTCTGCGGTTCCCGCCGCGCCTACGACTCGGGGACCAGCTGA
- a CDS encoding metallophosphoesterase family protein, with protein sequence MYGTPPRTAEPDTPTPGSGHRGTFGRPADSAPPRSGRTLPPVTDDRVPAGNPDQPDAPAGPERSELPRAAHRPRSTDPLELGFTPRKPVPWLAPFLLISTGIRTLLAMLFGAYLDKRELQNALDAKISKQVGPDGGLWLDYVADLGDGFNATYSIAYLLAQPELTVDGQRLPRAQTLVMGGDQVYPSASYAAYEDRCKGPYQAALPASPPDRPTLFAVPGNHDWYDGLTAFLRLFVRSRDRHFGGWGTGQSRSYFAIELPADWWLLGLDDQSGSYLDDPQLSYFDEVAEKLTAQSRVILAVPAPTWVKAVDHPTAYDSIDYFVRTIVAPTGAQVRLLLSGDLHHYARYAGPERQLITCGGGGAYLYPTHMLPERIEVPPRDTLARRASVTREYDLVARFPEKARSRRYGWGIFARLPFRNPGFTTLLGTLHTLLMLAMAGVANDRAGTTEQRLFSVPLMIMLVVTLLGAAFFAKPPSAGGKRHARHWILGVSHGLAHLALAAVGTWVWLMLPFYGWPWPLPAVAAAVVYGPVIGFVAAELVAAYLLVAGAFGVNVNELFAAQGIEDSKSFLRLRIDPDGTLTIYPIAVDRVSRNWQINPDQSPTASWLTPETPLTPHLAEPPITLS encoded by the coding sequence GTGTACGGCACCCCACCCCGGACAGCCGAACCGGATACCCCAACCCCGGGATCCGGACATCGAGGCACGTTCGGTCGCCCGGCGGACAGCGCTCCCCCGCGATCCGGGCGTACGCTCCCGCCCGTGACCGACGATCGCGTACCGGCCGGGAACCCCGACCAGCCCGACGCACCGGCCGGGCCCGAGCGCAGCGAGCTGCCTCGGGCCGCTCATCGGCCGCGCAGCACCGATCCGCTGGAGCTGGGCTTCACGCCCCGCAAGCCGGTGCCGTGGCTGGCGCCGTTCCTGCTGATCAGCACCGGCATCCGAACGCTGCTGGCGATGCTCTTCGGGGCGTACCTGGACAAGCGGGAGCTGCAGAACGCGCTGGACGCGAAGATCTCCAAGCAGGTCGGGCCGGACGGCGGTCTGTGGCTGGACTACGTGGCCGACCTGGGTGACGGTTTCAACGCCACCTACTCGATCGCCTATCTGCTGGCCCAGCCGGAGCTGACGGTGGACGGGCAGCGGCTGCCCCGGGCGCAGACCCTGGTGATGGGAGGCGACCAGGTCTACCCGTCGGCCAGCTACGCGGCCTACGAGGACCGCTGCAAGGGGCCGTACCAGGCGGCGCTGCCGGCCAGCCCGCCCGACCGGCCGACGCTGTTCGCGGTGCCCGGCAACCACGACTGGTACGACGGCCTGACCGCGTTCCTGCGGCTCTTCGTCCGGTCCCGGGACCGGCACTTCGGCGGCTGGGGCACCGGCCAGTCCCGGTCGTACTTCGCGATCGAGCTGCCGGCCGACTGGTGGCTGCTGGGGCTGGACGACCAGTCCGGCTCGTACCTGGACGACCCGCAGCTCAGCTACTTCGACGAGGTGGCGGAGAAGCTGACCGCGCAGAGCCGGGTGATCCTGGCGGTGCCGGCGCCGACCTGGGTCAAGGCCGTCGACCACCCCACGGCGTACGACTCGATCGACTACTTCGTGCGGACCATCGTCGCCCCGACCGGGGCGCAGGTGCGGCTGCTGCTCTCCGGCGACCTGCACCACTACGCCCGGTACGCCGGCCCGGAGCGGCAGCTGATCACCTGCGGTGGCGGCGGCGCGTACCTCTACCCCACGCACATGCTGCCGGAGCGGATCGAGGTGCCGCCGCGGGACACCCTCGCCCGGCGGGCCAGCGTCACCCGCGAGTACGACCTGGTCGCCCGGTTCCCGGAGAAGGCCCGCTCACGGCGGTACGGCTGGGGGATCTTCGCCCGGCTGCCGTTCCGCAACCCGGGCTTCACCACCCTGCTCGGCACCCTGCACACGTTGCTGATGCTGGCGATGGCCGGGGTGGCCAACGACCGGGCCGGCACGACGGAGCAGCGACTGTTCAGCGTACCGTTGATGATCATGCTGGTGGTGACGCTGCTCGGCGCCGCCTTCTTCGCCAAGCCCCCCAGCGCCGGCGGCAAACGGCACGCCCGGCACTGGATCCTCGGCGTCAGCCACGGCCTGGCGCACCTGGCGCTGGCCGCCGTCGGCACCTGGGTGTGGCTGATGCTGCCGTTCTACGGGTGGCCCTGGCCGCTGCCGGCGGTCGCCGCCGCGGTCGTGTACGGGCCGGTGATCGGCTTCGTCGCCGCCGAGCTGGTGGCGGCGTACCTGCTGGTGGCGGGGGCGTTCGGGGTGAACGTCAACGAGCTCTTCGCCGCGCAGGGCATCGAGGACTCGAAGTCCTTCCTCCGCCTGCGCATCGACCCCGACGGCACGCTCACCATCTACCCGATCGCGGTCGACCGAGTCTCCCGAAACTGGCAGATCAACCCCGACCAGTCCCCCACCGCCTCCTGGCTGACCCCGGAAACCCCCCTGACCCCCCACCTGGCCGAGCCCCCCATCACCCTCTCCTGA
- a CDS encoding tyrosine-type recombinase/integrase, which produces MRLAGLTPHDLWHTAASLAVAAGANVKAVQRMLGHASASMTLDAYGGLLGDDLDAVATRLDEAVAARDAGLVADRDGVVDLGKRRSPGH; this is translated from the coding sequence GTGCGGCTGGCGGGCCTGACTCCGCACGACCTGTGGCACACGGCGGCGAGTCTGGCCGTGGCGGCGGGCGCCAACGTCAAGGCGGTGCAGCGGATGCTCGGGCACGCCTCGGCGTCGATGACGCTGGACGCGTACGGGGGCCTCCTCGGTGACGACCTGGACGCGGTCGCCACCCGGCTGGACGAGGCGGTCGCGGCGCGGGATGCGGGACTGGTTGCGGACCGCGACGGTGTTGTCGACCTCGGGAAACGGCGAAGCCCAGGTCATTGA
- a CDS encoding protease inhibitor I9 family protein: protein MTEWPDPTVYLPYMVEIEQEDGEVRSYPAHFVTMTPDFVFVRDPAGGSASLPTRSVRSIRVAVQDLPADHDSLRAEYPNAYQPWHPFDELSLEGMHKSRGTQASAQLRRRPPAHLAIKARERGYDPTAMLNAIENESKPEPHSLEALYARRSAENDYLVIVKPGVDLYQILSRHQLSPDGLYRIVASWGFGVRLTGLQLEQSPRAGGPALSEDPDIDRIEPDPERLAPHFRAPQERRVDGEYIVGVRCSGDPLTVAARAGVSPSRVFDFINSFSADMTDAQVQALRRDPDVVQIEDNATAVLDC from the coding sequence ATGACGGAGTGGCCGGATCCGACGGTGTATCTGCCGTACATGGTGGAGATCGAGCAGGAAGATGGCGAGGTTCGGTCGTATCCGGCTCATTTCGTGACGATGACACCGGACTTCGTCTTCGTCCGTGATCCGGCTGGCGGGTCGGCGAGTCTGCCGACGCGCTCGGTGCGTTCGATCAGGGTCGCGGTGCAGGATCTGCCGGCAGACCACGACTCGTTGCGGGCCGAATATCCCAACGCCTATCAGCCCTGGCACCCCTTCGACGAATTGAGCCTCGAAGGCATGCACAAGTCGAGGGGGACGCAGGCGTCCGCGCAGCTGCGCCGCCGCCCTCCGGCGCATCTCGCCATCAAGGCGCGCGAGCGAGGCTACGACCCCACCGCCATGCTGAACGCCATCGAAAACGAGTCGAAACCCGAGCCGCACTCGTTGGAGGCGCTGTATGCGAGGCGCTCCGCTGAGAACGACTACCTCGTCATCGTCAAGCCGGGAGTCGATCTGTATCAGATACTCAGTCGGCACCAGCTCTCGCCCGACGGCTTGTACCGCATCGTCGCCTCGTGGGGATTCGGCGTCAGGCTGACCGGCCTGCAGTTGGAACAGTCGCCGAGGGCCGGGGGGCCGGCACTTTCCGAAGACCCCGACATCGATCGCATCGAGCCCGACCCCGAGCGGCTTGCACCGCATTTCCGTGCCCCACAGGAACGGCGCGTCGATGGCGAGTACATAGTTGGCGTTCGTTGCAGCGGTGATCCGCTCACCGTCGCCGCGCGAGCCGGGGTCTCCCCGAGCAGAGTGTTCGACTTCATCAACAGCTTCTCCGCCGACATGACTGACGCTCAGGTTCAAGCTCTGCGCCGGGACCCCGACGTGGTGCAGATCGAGGACAATGCGACTGCCGTGCTGGACTGCTGA
- a CDS encoding class I SAM-dependent methyltransferase encodes MTARTDWQAWHEPYADPDSPLSRRLRLVQQHIASWLDQRSEERLTVVSACAGQGHDLVGVLAARPDARRVRCTLIEYDQRNVGAARSAADRAGLSNLAVRQADAGDLSSYVGAVPADLVLMVGVFGNISDSDVRRTVAALPQLCAAGATVIWTRARRAPDLNPAIRAWLREAGFVEEAFHAPDGVRFSVGVHRLEGAPRPLDATEVVFSFLR; translated from the coding sequence ATGACCGCCCGAACCGACTGGCAGGCGTGGCACGAGCCCTACGCCGACCCGGACTCTCCACTGTCGCGTCGGCTGCGGCTGGTCCAGCAGCACATCGCCTCGTGGCTGGACCAGCGCTCCGAGGAGCGGCTGACCGTGGTGAGCGCGTGCGCGGGGCAGGGCCACGACCTCGTGGGCGTCCTGGCCGCACGCCCGGACGCCCGTCGCGTCCGGTGCACCCTCATCGAGTACGACCAGCGCAACGTGGGCGCGGCCCGGTCCGCCGCCGACCGGGCCGGGCTGTCGAACCTCGCGGTCAGGCAGGCGGACGCCGGAGACCTCTCGTCGTATGTCGGGGCGGTTCCCGCGGATCTCGTGCTCATGGTCGGGGTCTTCGGCAACATCTCCGACTCCGACGTACGACGAACGGTCGCCGCCCTGCCCCAACTGTGTGCGGCCGGCGCCACCGTGATCTGGACCAGGGCACGTCGCGCACCCGACCTGAACCCCGCCATCCGGGCCTGGCTCCGCGAGGCCGGCTTCGTGGAGGAGGCCTTCCACGCTCCCGACGGCGTACGGTTCTCGGTGGGCGTTCACCGGCTGGAGGGCGCGCCCCGGCCGCTGGACGCCACGGAGGTGGTCTTCAGCTTCCTCCGCTGA
- a CDS encoding sigma factor, which translates to MGLLRRAEPDGYEEFVAGRYREIVRFGALLAGDTRLGEDLAQEGLIAAYRSWHRLDVPQGRPEAYVRQVMVRTAMRARRRRWRGEVRPGSCRTGPGGTSRISRISVCWCWPVCAGSPPTSRRSRPGAAGSGSRPGWASQGQPKGR; encoded by the coding sequence ATGGGCTTGCTTCGCAGGGCGGAACCCGACGGCTACGAGGAGTTCGTCGCCGGCCGGTACCGGGAGATCGTCCGATTCGGCGCACTGCTGGCCGGTGACACACGGTTGGGTGAGGATCTCGCCCAGGAGGGCCTGATCGCGGCCTACCGGTCGTGGCATCGGCTGGACGTGCCCCAGGGGCGACCGGAGGCGTACGTCCGGCAGGTGATGGTCCGTACCGCGATGCGTGCCAGGCGCCGGCGCTGGCGGGGCGAGGTCCGACCGGGGAGTTGCCGGACCGGTCCGGGCGGGACTTCGCGGATCAGTCGGATCTCAGTGTGCTGGTGCTGGCCAGTCTGCGCTGGCTCCCCGCCGACCAGCAGGCGATCTCGACCGGGGGCGGCCGGGTCCGGGTCCCGGCCGGGCTGGGCCAGTCAAGGGCAGCCGAAAGGCCGTTGA
- a CDS encoding DUF805 domain-containing protein, with amino-acid sequence MSPIDAVKSVFSNYASFGGRARRSEYWWFALFSWVVSIVASVLDGAFGTQMGSGSLGVIGLIVTLALLLPSIAVAVRRLHDTNRAGWWLLIALIPLVGAIVLIVFFAMEGTRGENRFGADPKTASYGVAPGIA; translated from the coding sequence ATGTCCCCCATTGATGCCGTCAAATCGGTCTTTTCCAATTACGCGAGCTTCGGCGGTCGGGCCCGCCGGTCCGAGTACTGGTGGTTCGCCCTCTTCTCCTGGGTCGTCAGCATTGTCGCCAGCGTCCTTGACGGTGCGTTCGGCACCCAGATGGGTTCGGGTTCGCTCGGCGTGATCGGACTGATCGTCACCCTGGCTCTCCTGCTGCCGAGCATCGCGGTCGCCGTGCGGCGGCTGCACGACACCAACCGCGCGGGCTGGTGGCTGCTGATCGCGCTCATCCCGCTGGTCGGTGCCATCGTCCTGATCGTGTTCTTCGCGATGGAGGGCACCCGTGGCGAGAACCGGTTCGGCGCGGACCCGAAGACGGCCTCCTACGGTGTCGCGCCCGGTATCGCCTGA
- a CDS encoding SRPBCC domain-containing protein, which translates to MEYGSIEREIHVDAPPETVFDVVSNPAHIRDWWNAETDIEPVAGSTGELTWRDEATGRTDVVPITVGEVRPPRLFSFRWTQDAGQAATAGNSLLVTFELTPAGDGTLLRLTETGFRERGWEIAVLEKAYHEHVTGWDFFLPRIAERAARVPGTERDDREPVRP; encoded by the coding sequence ATGGAGTACGGGAGCATCGAGCGGGAGATCCACGTGGACGCGCCACCGGAAACGGTGTTCGACGTCGTCAGCAACCCCGCCCACATCCGCGACTGGTGGAACGCCGAGACCGACATCGAGCCGGTCGCCGGCAGCACCGGCGAGTTGACCTGGCGCGACGAGGCGACCGGCCGGACGGACGTCGTACCGATCACCGTGGGGGAGGTGCGACCGCCCCGGCTCTTCTCGTTCCGCTGGACGCAGGACGCCGGCCAGGCCGCCACCGCCGGCAACTCGCTGCTCGTGACCTTCGAGCTGACCCCGGCGGGTGACGGCACCCTGCTCCGGCTCACCGAGACCGGTTTCCGCGAGCGCGGCTGGGAGATCGCCGTGCTGGAGAAGGCGTACCACGAGCACGTGACCGGCTGGGACTTCTTCCTGCCGCGGATCGCCGAGCGCGCCGCCCGCGTACCCGGGACGGAGCGCGACGACCGCGAGCCGGTACGGCCGTGA
- a CDS encoding ArsR/SmtB family transcription factor, which yields MTTLIDDDLWSAVGDPTRRRLLDRLLSDGAGTATSLSEHLPVTRQAVAKHLDVLDRAGLVHATSVGRERRYRVDDAQLARAVAQLASVGAAWDARLRRIKTIAEAVHRSRQPHPHPDHEKEGNDHA from the coding sequence GTGACCACCCTCATCGACGACGACCTGTGGTCCGCGGTCGGCGACCCCACTCGCCGTCGCCTGCTGGACCGGCTGCTCAGCGACGGCGCCGGCACGGCCACCAGCCTCAGCGAGCACCTGCCGGTCACCCGGCAGGCGGTCGCCAAACACCTCGACGTCCTCGACCGCGCCGGGCTGGTCCACGCGACGAGCGTCGGGCGGGAGAGGCGCTACCGGGTGGACGACGCCCAGCTCGCCCGCGCGGTCGCCCAGCTCGCCTCGGTCGGTGCGGCCTGGGACGCCCGACTGCGCCGGATCAAGACGATCGCCGAGGCGGTCCACCGCTCCCGGCAGCCCCACCCGCACCCCGACCACGAGAAAGAGGGGAACGACCATGCCTGA